A DNA window from Hevea brasiliensis isolate MT/VB/25A 57/8 chromosome 2, ASM3005281v1, whole genome shotgun sequence contains the following coding sequences:
- the LOC110649038 gene encoding peptidyl-tRNA hydrolase, chloroplastic isoform X2 — translation MKVSSCSAAAFTSSFATNALRFPFNNHHSSSLSFFCWKRSMSQFPIRCSSTSPSSSSAADYSSMSNESAIKPKQQQPWLIVGLGNPGKKYQGTRHNVGFEMVDAIANAEGISISSVSFRALFGKGFIGNVPVMLAKPQTFMNSSGESVGAIVSYYKIPLKQVLLIYDDLDLPFAKLRLLPKGGHGGHNGMRSVIDHFKGIRDFPRLRVGRNWTASWENGYGKLCSSPLQ, via the exons ATGAAGGTGAGTTCTTGCTCTGCCGCTGCTTTTACATCATCATTCGCCACCAACGCCCTGCGCTTCCCATTTAATAACCATCATTCTTCTTCTCTTTCCTTTTTTTGCTGGAAGAGAAGCATGTCTCAATTCCCTATTCGTTGTTCTTCTACTTCTCCTTCGTCTTCTTCAGCCGCCGACTATTCCTCTATGTCCAATGAGTCTGCCATCAAGCCAAAGCAACAGCAGCCTTGGCTCATTGTTGGCCTCGGAAATCCTGGAAAAAAGTATCAAGGCACTCGCCATAAC GTGGGTTTTGAGATGGTAGATGCTATAGCTAATGCTGAAGGAATATCCATCAGTAGTGTTTCCTTTAGAGCATTGTTTGGAAAAG GGTTTATTGGAAATGTTCCAGTAATGCTTGCCAAACCACAAACTTTCATGAATTCAAGTGGTGAGTCT GTTGGGGCTATTGTGTCCTATTACAAGATTCCATTGAAGCAAGTACTCCTG ATTTATGATGATTTAGATTTGCCTTTTGCCAAGTTACGACTATTGCCAAAAGGTGGACATGGAGGACACAatgg GATGAGAAGTGTTATTGATCACTTCAAAGGGATTCGTGATTTTCCTCGTTTAAGAGTTGGTAG GAATTGGACGGCCTCCTGGGAAAATGGATACGGTAAACTTTGTTCTTCGCCCCTTCAATAA
- the LOC110649038 gene encoding peptidyl-tRNA hydrolase, mitochondrial isoform X1, whose amino-acid sequence MKVSSCSAAAFTSSFATNALRFPFNNHHSSSLSFFCWKRSMSQFPIRCSSTSPSSSSAADYSSMSNESAIKPKQQQPWLIVGLGNPGKKYQGTRHNVGFEMVDAIANAEGISISSVSFRALFGKGFIGNVPVMLAKPQTFMNSSGESVGAIVSYYKIPLKQVLLIYDDLDLPFAKLRLLPKGGHGGHNGMRSVIDHFKGIRDFPRLRVGIGRPPGKMDTVNFVLRPFNKQEREELDFTFQHGIDAIRILLLEGFNRSATFVNSARSMEQCS is encoded by the exons ATGAAGGTGAGTTCTTGCTCTGCCGCTGCTTTTACATCATCATTCGCCACCAACGCCCTGCGCTTCCCATTTAATAACCATCATTCTTCTTCTCTTTCCTTTTTTTGCTGGAAGAGAAGCATGTCTCAATTCCCTATTCGTTGTTCTTCTACTTCTCCTTCGTCTTCTTCAGCCGCCGACTATTCCTCTATGTCCAATGAGTCTGCCATCAAGCCAAAGCAACAGCAGCCTTGGCTCATTGTTGGCCTCGGAAATCCTGGAAAAAAGTATCAAGGCACTCGCCATAAC GTGGGTTTTGAGATGGTAGATGCTATAGCTAATGCTGAAGGAATATCCATCAGTAGTGTTTCCTTTAGAGCATTGTTTGGAAAAG GGTTTATTGGAAATGTTCCAGTAATGCTTGCCAAACCACAAACTTTCATGAATTCAAGTGGTGAGTCT GTTGGGGCTATTGTGTCCTATTACAAGATTCCATTGAAGCAAGTACTCCTG ATTTATGATGATTTAGATTTGCCTTTTGCCAAGTTACGACTATTGCCAAAAGGTGGACATGGAGGACACAatgg GATGAGAAGTGTTATTGATCACTTCAAAGGGATTCGTGATTTTCCTCGTTTAAGAGTTG GAATTGGACGGCCTCCTGGGAAAATGGATACGGTAAACTTTGTTCTTCGCCCCTTCAATAAACAAGAACGCGAAGAG CTGGATTTTACATTTCAACATGGCATAGATGCCATTCGAATTCTTTTACTCGAGGGATTTAATAGAAGCGCAACATTTGTCAACAGTGCCAGATCTATGGAGCAATGTAGTTAA
- the LOC110649037 gene encoding protein ASPARTIC PROTEASE IN GUARD CELL 1, translating into MAAPNLFLFFTVFLSFSFHLFPFTLSRDIPEITASRTVTTILDVSSSLQQALSILSFDPQTTNPFSQQQQTVPSFANSTFSFSLQLQSRETIHKTQHKDYKSLVMSRLDRDSSRVKAIITRVELALNGISKSDLKPLDAEIQPQDLSTPVTSGTSHGSGEYFSRVGVGNPAKSYYMVLDTGSDVNWLQCQPCSDCYQQADPIFNPTASSSYAPISCNSAQCNSLQMSMCRSDQCLYQVNYGDGSFTMGDFVTETLSFGSSGTVNKVALGCGHDNEGLFVGAAGLLGLGGGPLSLTSQLKASSFSYCLVNRDSTGSSTLDFNSGLVSDAVIAPLLRSNKIDTFYYVGLTGLSVGGRLLSIPQSVFQMDDSGNGGIIVDCGTAITRLQSQAYNSLRDAFVSMTQNLKPTGGVALFDTCYDLSGQTSVKVPTVSFHFSEGKSWNLPAANYLIPVDSDGTYCFAFAPTTSSLSIIGNVQQQGTRVSFDLANNRVGFSSNKC; encoded by the coding sequence aTGGCAGCTCCCAACCTgttcttgttcttcactgtttttctttccttttccttcCATCTCTTTCCCTTCACCCTCTCTCGTGACATACCAGAGATTACCGCTTCTCGCACTGTGACCACAATCCTCGATGTGTCGTCATCTCTCCAACAGGCTTTGAGCATCCTCTCTTTTGACCCACAAACCACAAACCCCTTCTCTCAGCAGCAGCAGACTGTTCCCTCATTTGCCAATTCTACATTTTCATTTTCGCTTCAGCTTCAATCTCGTGAAACCATCCATAAAACCCAACACAAGGACTATAAAAGCTTGGTCATGTCTCGACTCGATCGAGACTCTTCCCGAGTGAAAGCCATCATCACCAGGGTAGAACTCGCCCTCAATGGTATATCCAAATCTGATCTCAAGCCCTTGGACGCTGAGATCCAGCCCCAGGATTTATCAACTCCGGTTACTTCCGGCACCAGCCATGGAAGTGGCGAGTATTTCTCTCGGGTCGGAGTCGGGAACCCGGCAAAGTCCTACTACATGGTTTTGGATACTGGAAGTGATGTGAACTGGCTTCAATGCCAGCCCTGCTCCGATTGCTACCAGCAAGCGGATCCCATCTTTAACCCAACGGCGTCGTCTAGCTACGCCCCAATATCTTGTAATTCTGCGCAGTGCAACTCTCTTCAAATGTCTATGTGCCGGAGCGACCAGTGTCTTTACCAGGTCAATTACGGCGATGGATCCTTCACCATGGGCGACTTCGTCACCGAGACGTTGTCGTTTGGGAGCTCCGGGACCGTCAACAAAGTTGCTTTAGGCTGCGGTCATGACAATGAAGGATTATTTGTCGGCGCTGCTGGGCTGCTCGGACTGGGGGGTGGCCCTCTCTCACTCACATCACAGCTCAAAGCGTCGTCGTTTTCTTATTGTCTAGTGAATCGTGACTCAACTGGATCTTCCACTCTGGACTTTAACTCGGGCCTAGTCAGCGATGCAGTCATAGCTCCCTTATTGAGAAGCAACAAAATCGACACATTTTACTATGTTGGACTCACCGGGTTGAGTGTCGGCGGCCGGTTGCTTTCCATTCCACAATCCGTTTTCCAGATGGACGACTCGGGTAACGGCGGGATCATCGTCGACTGCGGAACAGCAATAACTCGGTTGCAGAGCCAGGCATACAACTCACTGCGAGACGCGTTCGTGAGCATGACACAAAACTTGAAACCCACTGGCGGTGTGGCTTTGTTCGATACTTGTTATGATCTGTCAGGGCAAACCAGTGTCAAGGTACCTACGGTGTCGTTCCATTTCTCAGAAGGAAAGTCGTGGAACTTACCGGCGGCGAATTATCTGATCCCGGTGGACTCAGACGGCACATACTGTTTCGCATTTGCTCCAACGACGTCGTCTTTATCGATTATAGGAAACGTGCAACAGCAGGGCACACGTGTGAGCTTTGACCTGGCTAATAATCGAGTCGGGTTCTCGAGCAATAAGTGTTAA